The Parabacteroides timonensis sequence AAAGACACTAGTATTAATTGGCATTACATTATGCTCTATTTTTAATTATGTACAAGCTGCCGATATCGAAGCTCGTACCGGAGTAATGGCTGGCGATGTATGGGGACTCCATGCAGGAGCCTATATAAATTTCCCACAATCAAAGTTATTTTCGATTCAGACCGGATTGTTGTTACATACAGCTAATCAGTGGTCAGTTAGAAATACGGATACGTGGGATATCGATTTTAATGTTCCTGTTTATGCTTCATTCCATATCCCTTTAAGTGAGAAAACGAATCTCCGTTTGAATGGCGGTGCGTATATAGGTACCGGAAGTTCGTGGCAAATAGGAGCGACGGCAGATGTTGGTGTGGAAGTGAAACGGTTGTTTGTAGGTGTAAGTTGTTTCCAGAACTGCATTAATAATCAGGAGTTCTTATTGGGAATATCTGTCGGCTATAAATTCCATTTATAATTAACTTGGTTTGCTATAAAGGGGTTTAATATCAAAGCCTGTGAAGATCTTGTAACAATAAGGCAACAACACTTCGTTTGGGATGAAGTGTTGTTGTTTATTTCTCTGTTGGTTATAAATTTGCATTATGACCATAAAAATAATAAATTCGCTGTCCAAATAGACAGCTATGCTTGATCTCGACAAACGATCCCTCATGTATCTGCCGGGTGTAGGCCCGAAGAAGGCGGAGATATTACGGAAAGAAGCCGGAATATCTTCGTATGAAGATCTGTTGTTTTATTTCCCGTATAAATATATTGACCGTAGCCGTTTTTATAAGGTGGCGGAGATTACGGGTAATATGCCTTATATCCAACTGAAAGGACGTATACTGTATTATGATACGGTCGGAGAGGGGCGGACCCGCCGCCTGGTGGCTAAATTTACAGACGGGACCGGGACGATCGACCTCGTTTGGTTCAAGGGACTTAACTATGTGACGGATAAATATAAGACAGGGACCGACTATATCGTTTTCGGTAAGCCGGCCGAGTTCGGCCATATCTATAATATTCCCCATCCCGACATCGATCCGGTGGAACAGGCAGAGCAGGTGGCCGGCGGTCTGACACCTTTCTATAATACATCGGAGAAGATGAAGAAATCGTTCCTCAATTCGAGGGCGATACAGAACCTGCAATATACCTTATTAAGTGCGTTGAACTGGGAGTTGCCTGAAACACTTCCCCCGGATGTGCTGTCGCGTATCCGTATGATGCCGTTGAAAGAAGCGATCCGGAATATCCATTTCCCGGAATCGGCGGAGAAATTGAAACAGGCACAGTTACGCCTGAAGTTCGACGAACTTTTCTTTATACAGTTGAACATCCTCCGTACGGCCAGTCTTCGGAAACTAAAACTGAAAGGAATCGTTTTCCCAACCGTCGGGGATTACTTCAATACATTTTATAAAGAGTATCTTCCTTTTGAACTGACCGGAGCACAAAAACGAGTCGTCAAGGAAATCCGTGCCGATATGGGAAGCGGACGACAGATGAACCGTCTTTTGCAGGGTGATGTGGGAAGCGGAAAGACATTGGTCGCATTGCTCTCCATGTTGCTGGCTGTCGATAACCATTGCCAGGCCTGTATGATGGCACCGACCGAAATACTTGCCACCCAGCATTATGCCACCGTCATGGAGTTTCTGAAGGATATGGATATCCGTGTTGCGCTGCTGACCGGTTCGACGAAAAAGAAAGAACGGAATGTGCTGCTTCCGGCTATTGCCCGGGGGGAAATACAGATCGTGATAGGGACGCATGCCCTGATCGAAGAGACTGTCGTTTTTTCTTCGCTGGGACTGGCCATCATCGACGAGCAACATCGTTTCGGAGTGGAACAACGTTCGCGCCTGTGGAAAAAGAATGCCATTGTTCCGCATGTACTGGTGATGACGGCAACACCCATCCCCCGGACTCTGGCCATGACGCTGTACGGAGATCTGGATGTCTCCGTGATCGATGAATTACCTCCCGGACGTAAGCCGATCCAGACGATGCACCGGTACGACAACAAGAAAGCCCAGCTCTATGATTTTCTGCGTAAGGAGATCGGATTGGGGCGCCAGGTCTATGTCGTTTATCCGTTGATCGAAGGAAGTGAAAAGCTGGATTACAAGAGTCTGGAAGATGGCTTTGAAACTTTTAAGGAAGTCTTTCCGGAATATAAGGTCTGTATGGTTCATGGAAAGATGAAGGCGGCCGACAAGGATGCCGAAATGCAGAAGTTCATATCCGGAGAAGCACATATATTAATGGCAACGACCGTGATCGAAGTAGGCGTGAACGTGCCGAATGCCTCCGTGATGGTCATTGAGAGTGCCGAACGTTTCGGACTTTCGCAGTTGCACCAGTTGCGCGGGCGTGTCGGACGTGGTGCGGAACAGTCCTATTGTATCCTGGTCTCCTCTTATAAACTGAGTAACGATACCCGTAAACGTCTGGAGATTATGGTAAACAGCAATAACGGTTTCGAAATAGCGGAAGCCGATCTGCGCCTTCGCGGGCATGGCGATCTGGAAGGAACCCAGCAAAGCGGGGAGGGGCTCGACCTGAAAATCGCCAATCTTGCAGCCGATGGCCAGATTCTCCAATATGCAAGGGATATCGCATTGGAAGTTTTGGACAAAGACCCGGAATTGTTGTCCGAACCTAACCGGATTTTGAACGAAAGGTTAAAAACACTCTTTGCCCGGAAGATAAATTGGGGTATGATCAGCTAATATGTTGTGAAACATGTTTTTGTGTAATGCGTTGTTTTTCAGTAAGAATAAATGGTGCTTTTGAATTTCTTTATTTTCATTGCGGAAATTTTTCAGGATTGAATTTTGTCAACTTACTCAAAATAACGAACTTTGGTCGATTTGTAAAAAATAGGGGCTGTTTCACAGCTTATTTTACTCCTGGATTCCGTATTTCGAAAAATGATAAAAATGAAGATAAAAGCACTACTTTTTATTTGCTGTACCTCCCTGATGGTATCGGCTGTATCGGCCAAAGATCCTGAAGGAAAAGATACACCAAAGCAGACAATCCATATCGTAAAGATGGATAAGCGCGTGTCGGAACTGATGGCTGACCGCGTAACGATCAGAAAAGATATGGGACTGAAAGAATTAGCAGAGATTAATGCAAGAGTGGATGAATCACTTGCCGCAAACGAAGATTTATTGTTCCCGGCAGATGAATTATACGGCTCAAACTGGGATACCCGTTGGGTAGATCCTTTCCGCGGAGGTTCCAAGATCGAGATGCCTGACTCTTGTGCTATCGATTGTTCCGCTTTTACCCTTCCTATCGACAGTCAGATTAAAGTAACTTCCAAATATGGTCCCCGTCGTCGTCGTATGCATAAAGGTATCGACCTGAAAGTACAGATCGGCGATACGATCCGTGCGGCATTTGACGGTAAAGTTCGTATCCGTAATTTCGAACGTCGCGGATATGGTAATTACCTGGTGGTTCGCCACCCGAACGGACTGGAAACAGTTTACGGTCACTTATCCAAATCGCTTGTAGATGTAAACGACATCGTACGTGCAGGCGATCCGATCGCATTAGGAGGAAATACCGGACGTTCTACCGGTTCTCACCTTCATTTCGAAACACGCTTTTTAGGTCAGGCTCTCAACCCGGCCGATATTATTGACTTCGAGAACGGAGTTCCCCACCAGGACACTTATGTATTCCATAATATAAAGATTAACGGTCGTAAGAGTAATATCTATACTTCTTCAAGCGACCAGATGGTTTATCACCGTGTGAAATCCGGCGATACATTAGGCAAGATCGCCCGTATGTACGGAACAACTGTGAACGAACTTTGTCGTCTGAACGGTATCAAGAGTACTAGCATGCTTCGTCTGGGACAGTCTATCCGTTGCAGTGCCGGCAAAGAAGTAGCTGCAGCTAAGCCTGCCACAAAACAGACTACGGCAAAAGCAACGACAGCTGCGGCTAAGACTACTAAGACTACTACTGTAGAAGCTGTGACTCCTGTTGCTTCACTGACTGGAAATGCCTCAACAGCTCAGGCAGCAGAGCCGGTTTATCACCGTATCAAAAGTGGCGATACGCTGGGGGCTTTAGCTGCTAAATACGGAACAACTGTCAGCAAGTTGTGCGAAATGAACGGGATATCTAAAACAACCGTGTTAAAATTAGGTCGTTCCATCCGTTGTAAATAAGTTATTTTTAAGATAAAGGAAAGGCACGGATGAAATCATACATCTGTGCCTTTGTTGTTTTTTTACTATCTTTGCGGCATAATAATGTAGGATATGGCTGATACGAAAGAACAGTTTGAGAAAGTGATCTCCCAGTGCCGGGAGTTATTCGAAAAGAAGTTGAAAGATTACGGTCCATCGTGGCGGATTATGCGTCCCCAGTCGTTGACCGACCAGATATTTATTAAAGCAAACCGTATCCGCAGCCTCGAGATAAAAGGAGTAAGTATGGTGGATGAAGGGATACGTCCCGAGTTCGTAGCCATCGTTAATTACGGGGTGATCGGATTGATCCAGCTGGCCAAAGGTTTTTCGGATACCACCGATATGACGAACGAGGAAGCACTGGCATTATACGATAAGTACATTACGGAGACCAAGGAGTTGATGTATGCCAAGAACCATGATTACGACGAAGCCTGGCGCAGCATGCGTATCAGCTCCTATACCGACCTGATCCTGATGAAGATCTACCGTACGAAGCAGATCGAAAGCCACGGTGGTAAGACCATCGTCTCGGAAGGTGTGGATGCCAACTATATGGATATGATCAATTATGCCCTGTTCGGTTTGATCAAACTGGAATACGGCGAAGAATAATATATGAACTATAAAGAGACTGCGATAAAAATACTGACTGAGTGCAGCCGTCTATTGATCGGGGTAGTGTTTATCTTTTCCGGTTTTGTGAAGGCGGTCGATCCGATGGGAGGAGCCATTAAGATTGGCGATTATCTGACTTCTTTCGGCCTGGATTTCTTGCAGCCCTTTACCGTTCTTGCCTCTTTTGCCTTATCGGCGGCCGAGTTCGCGATGGGTGTTTGTATGTTGCTCGGCGTATACCGTCGCTACAACTCCTTCCTGGTTTTACTTTTCATGGCGTTCATGACGCCGCTGACATTATATCTGGCCCTGTTCAATCCGGTTTCCGATTGTGGCTGTTTCGGTGATGCGATCGTTATCTCCAACTGGGAGACCTTCTTCAAAAACCTGGTATTGTCCGCAGCGGCGATTATGGTGTTTATGAATTCCGGAAAGATGTTCCAGTGCTTTACCTTTAAAGTGTATTGGTTTGTTGCCTTGTTTTCTTACATCTTCGGTATCGGGTTCGCTTACTGGAACTATAACCATCTGCCGGTCATCGATTTCCGTCCGTATAAGATCGGGGCGAATATCCCATCGTTGATGGCTATTCCCGACGGAGCACCGGAAGACGAATACCGTTACACCTTTGTTTATGAGAAAGACGGCATCAAGAAAGAATTCTCGCTGGAAGACTATCCGGAGAATGACAGCACCTGGACTTTCGTGGAGTCGAAGACCGAACTCCTAAAAAAGGGATACGAACCGCCGGTGGCCTCTTTCAATATTTATAATGCTGAAGGAGACGATGTCACAGACGATATATTGCATAATCCAAACCCTGTCCTTTTGTTGATCGCACCGAAACTGGAAACAGCGAACGACGAACGTATCGATGAGATCAACAGTGTTTACGATTATGCCCTCGAATATGAATTGCCGTTCTACTGTGTCACGGGCTCTTCTCCGGAGATGATCGACGAATGGAGCGATAATACCGGAGCTGAATATCCGTTCCGCATGGCTGATGAAGTGTTACTGAAGACGATCATCCGCGCCAACCCGGGGCTTGTCCTGTTGAAAGACGGTACCGTACTGGGTAAATGGCATTATAACGATATCCCCGACGAGGAACATATCAAGGCCGAAATCGAGAAGCATCTCGACGCAAATAAAACAAAAGAAAAAGAAGATGGCTGGCTAATAACCATCTTATTAACTTTTACCGTACCTTTGCTGCTCGTTTGGGTATATGACTTTTTCCGTTTCCGCCGGAGACGGAAAGACAAGGCAGAATAGAAGATTTTTATTTATATATTTAATTAATTAAATCATGAGAAAGAATATTGTTGCAGGAAACTGGAAGATGAACACTACTCTTCAGGAAGGCCTGGAATTAGCAAAAGGATTAAACGAAGCCCTGAAAGGCAAAGCTATCAACTGTGATGTAATCATCGGTACTCCGTTCACTCACCTGGCAAGCATCGCTGCTGCTATCGATACAGACAAGATCGGTGTAGCTGCTGAAAACTGTGCAGATAAGGAAAAAGGTGCTTACACTGGTGAAGTTTCAGCTGCAATG is a genomic window containing:
- the recG gene encoding ATP-dependent DNA helicase RecG, producing MLDLDKRSLMYLPGVGPKKAEILRKEAGISSYEDLLFYFPYKYIDRSRFYKVAEITGNMPYIQLKGRILYYDTVGEGRTRRLVAKFTDGTGTIDLVWFKGLNYVTDKYKTGTDYIVFGKPAEFGHIYNIPHPDIDPVEQAEQVAGGLTPFYNTSEKMKKSFLNSRAIQNLQYTLLSALNWELPETLPPDVLSRIRMMPLKEAIRNIHFPESAEKLKQAQLRLKFDELFFIQLNILRTASLRKLKLKGIVFPTVGDYFNTFYKEYLPFELTGAQKRVVKEIRADMGSGRQMNRLLQGDVGSGKTLVALLSMLLAVDNHCQACMMAPTEILATQHYATVMEFLKDMDIRVALLTGSTKKKERNVLLPAIARGEIQIVIGTHALIEETVVFSSLGLAIIDEQHRFGVEQRSRLWKKNAIVPHVLVMTATPIPRTLAMTLYGDLDVSVIDELPPGRKPIQTMHRYDNKKAQLYDFLRKEIGLGRQVYVVYPLIEGSEKLDYKSLEDGFETFKEVFPEYKVCMVHGKMKAADKDAEMQKFISGEAHILMATTVIEVGVNVPNASVMVIESAERFGLSQLHQLRGRVGRGAEQSYCILVSSYKLSNDTRKRLEIMVNSNNGFEIAEADLRLRGHGDLEGTQQSGEGLDLKIANLAADGQILQYARDIALEVLDKDPELLSEPNRILNERLKTLFARKINWGMIS
- a CDS encoding M23 family metallopeptidase translates to MKIKALLFICCTSLMVSAVSAKDPEGKDTPKQTIHIVKMDKRVSELMADRVTIRKDMGLKELAEINARVDESLAANEDLLFPADELYGSNWDTRWVDPFRGGSKIEMPDSCAIDCSAFTLPIDSQIKVTSKYGPRRRRMHKGIDLKVQIGDTIRAAFDGKVRIRNFERRGYGNYLVVRHPNGLETVYGHLSKSLVDVNDIVRAGDPIALGGNTGRSTGSHLHFETRFLGQALNPADIIDFENGVPHQDTYVFHNIKINGRKSNIYTSSSDQMVYHRVKSGDTLGKIARMYGTTVNELCRLNGIKSTSMLRLGQSIRCSAGKEVAAAKPATKQTTAKATTAAAKTTKTTTVEAVTPVASLTGNASTAQAAEPVYHRIKSGDTLGALAAKYGTTVSKLCEMNGISKTTVLKLGRSIRCK
- a CDS encoding DUF1599 domain-containing protein, yielding MADTKEQFEKVISQCRELFEKKLKDYGPSWRIMRPQSLTDQIFIKANRIRSLEIKGVSMVDEGIRPEFVAIVNYGVIGLIQLAKGFSDTTDMTNEEALALYDKYITETKELMYAKNHDYDEAWRSMRISSYTDLILMKIYRTKQIESHGGKTIVSEGVDANYMDMINYALFGLIKLEYGEE
- a CDS encoding BT_3928 family protein, with translation MNYKETAIKILTECSRLLIGVVFIFSGFVKAVDPMGGAIKIGDYLTSFGLDFLQPFTVLASFALSAAEFAMGVCMLLGVYRRYNSFLVLLFMAFMTPLTLYLALFNPVSDCGCFGDAIVISNWETFFKNLVLSAAAIMVFMNSGKMFQCFTFKVYWFVALFSYIFGIGFAYWNYNHLPVIDFRPYKIGANIPSLMAIPDGAPEDEYRYTFVYEKDGIKKEFSLEDYPENDSTWTFVESKTELLKKGYEPPVASFNIYNAEGDDVTDDILHNPNPVLLLIAPKLETANDERIDEINSVYDYALEYELPFYCVTGSSPEMIDEWSDNTGAEYPFRMADEVLLKTIIRANPGLVLLKDGTVLGKWHYNDIPDEEHIKAEIEKHLDANKTKEKEDGWLITILLTFTVPLLLVWVYDFFRFRRRRKDKAE